Proteins encoded in a region of the Mercenaria mercenaria strain notata chromosome 1, MADL_Memer_1, whole genome shotgun sequence genome:
- the LOC123529016 gene encoding E3 ubiquitin-protein ligase TRIM33-like: protein MATGGGETNRLSDETFVLLCSLCKHKNKNTEAAKFCVDCQDYYCSTCVKFHEDIPALSRHKILDIGHFQPGTSQMIQIVPTERCDRHSHKHVDMYCQNHDDVGCSTCMAVEHKHCRDTFYIPDFLQNNKGTTASKVINQKLETTEKLLKDQHTNFKQAKKRLLKSKDVCLEEIKEYRKDINQRLDVLEQNSVKAVDAKYKPKLDKLDEQMANNQKTKVKISSAKDNLLNEGNNESQMFVSTKKGKNVADNAIKFIAEIKEEIKGEDIKFITEPNLMSMLRELDLLGHLEEIDTWTQSKNECNNDSKTHQSTQSNSKKQAARATQNVVASYIETQSTDEHSNNSKTHQRSSKKQAASATQKAEESTTRLKSYDGYNNDSQKYQSTQSSIMQAVSATQKAEESATRLKSYDGYNNESQKYQSTQSKMQAVSATQKAEESATRLKSYDGYNNESQKYQSTQSRMQAVSATQKAEESATRLKSYDGYNNESQKYQSTQSKMQAVSAIQTVSNALMNVKNKKKYNIRISSDKKECYIYSACDLDDGTIILADNKNSKLKRVDSSTYTVTDYCDVSGNLIQVCKISNQEVAVSCGVSRYIQFVSLGSKMVPTKQIKTDHCVMV from the exons ATGGCGACAGGGGGAGGAGAGACGAACAGACTTTCTGATGAAACTTTTGTTTTACTATGTTCCTTAtgcaaacataaaaacaaaaatacggaagctgCCAAGTTTTGCGTGGATTGTCAAGATTATTATTGTTCaacttgtgtcaagtttcatgaagatattccTGCATTATCCAGGCACAAGATTCTCGACATCGGACACTTCCAGCCAGGAACCAGCCAGATGATACAAATTGTTCCCACTGAACGCTGTGACAGACACAGTCACAAACATGTAGACATGTATTGTCAGAACCATGACGATGTTGGCTGTTCTACGTGTATGGCGGTTGAACACAA ACATTGTCGAGATACTTTCTATATACCAGACTTTCTGCAAAACAACAAAGGCACAACAGCATCTAAGGTTATAAATCAGAAACTAGAAACCACAGAGAAACTGTTGAAAGACCAACATACAAACTTCAAACAAGCGAAAAAACGCCTATTAAAAAGTAAAGACGTCTGTCTGGAGGAGATAAAAGAATATAGAAAAGATATCAACCAAAGGCTTGATGTGCTGGAGCAGAACTCTGTAAAAGCTGTAGATGCAAAATACAAACCAAAGCTGGACAAACTAGATGAACAAATGGCCAACAATCAGAAAACAAAGGTGAAAATATCATCAGCTAAAGATAACTTATTAAATGAGGGTAATAATGAATCACAgatgtttgtcagcacaaagaaagGCAAAAATGTTGCCGATAATGCAATCAAATTCATTGCTGAAATAAAAGAGGAAATAAAGGGAGAGgatataaaatttataacagAACCGAATCTAATGTCTATGTTAAGAGAACTAGATCTTTTAGGACATTTAGAGGAGATCGATACCTGGACACAGTCTAAAAATGAATGTAATAATGATAGTAAAACACATCAAAGTACACAAAGTAACAGTAAGAAACAAGCTGCCAGAGCTACACAAAACGTAGTAGCGAGTTATATCGAGACACAGTCTACAGATGAACATAGTAATAACAGTAAAACACATCAAAGAAGCAGTAAGAAGCAAGCTGCTAGTGCTACACAAAAAGCAGAAGAGAGCACTACCAGGCTGAAGTCTTATGATGGATATAATAATGATAGTCAAAAGTATCAAAGTACACAAAGTAGTATAATGCAAGCTGTTAGTGCCACACAAAAAGCAGAAGAGAGTGCTACCAGGCTGAAGTCTTATGACGGATATAATAATGAAAGTCAAAAGTATCAAAGTACTCAAAGTAAAATGCAAGCTGTTAGTGCTACACAAAAAGCAGAAGAGAGTGCTACCAGGCTGAAGTCTTATGACGGATATAATAATGAAAGTCAAAAGTATCAAAGTACTCAAAGTAGAATGCAAGCTGTTAGTGCTACACAAAAAGCAGAAGAGAGTGCTACCAGGCTGAAGTCTTATGACGGATATAATAATGAAAGTCAAAAGTATCAAAGTACTCAAAGTAAAATGCAAGCTGTTAGTGCTATACAAACAGTTTCCAATGCTTTAATGAATGTCAAAAACAAGAAGAAATATAACATAAGAATATCATCAGACAAAAAGGAGTGTTATATTTACAGTGCCTGTGACCTTGATGATGGAACCATAATACTAGCTGACaataaaaacagtaaactgaaacGTGTGGACAGTTCAACATACACTGTCACTGACTACTGTGATGTATCTGGTAACCTAATCCAAGTATGTAAGATCAGTAACCAGGAAGTTGCTGTCAGCTGTGGTGTTAGTAGATACATTCAGTTTGTTTCACTTGGAAGTAAAATGGTACCAACCAAACAGATAAAAACTGACCATTGTGTTATGGTCTAG